In the Magnolia sinica isolate HGM2019 chromosome 15, MsV1, whole genome shotgun sequence genome, one interval contains:
- the LOC131227164 gene encoding condensin-1 complex subunit CAP-D2-like: protein MRRVKQMERFIRLKSEQQDSVTDSRLPSVEDGVNKDSSTLDFGNLEQTRDLVASLETCLRFSKCISSTMPTLVQLLSSSSATDVENTILLLMRCRQFQIDDSEASLRKMLPLVFSQDKSIHAAVEDAFITSYLMRNPTGTAANLSSIAMESSIGDLVALEFIVGSLVSKGDISTSKVCLFDCHNFRCCFHQYDSLTLL, encoded by the exons ATGAGACGTGTGAAGCAGATGGAAAGGTTTATCAGGCTGAAGTCAGAGCAGCAAGACAGTGTTACTGATAGTCGTTTGCCTAGTGTGGAAGATGGGGTCAACAAGGATTCTTCCACGCTGGATTTTGGGAACCTGGAGCAGACCAGGGACTTGGTTGCATCACTTGAGACATGTTTGAGGTTCTCAAAGTGCATATCCTCCACAATGCCGACTCTGGTCCAACTGCTGTCTTCATCTTCTGCCACTGATGTTGAAAACACGATTCTTTTGCTGATGAGGTGCAGACAGTTCCAAATTGATGACTCTGAGGCCTCTCTCCGGAAAATGTTGCCACTT GTATTTTCGCAGGACAAGTCTATCCATGCAGCTGTTGAGGATGCATTCATCACAAGTTATTTGATGAGAAACCCTACAGGAACTGCTGCAAATCTATCGAGCATTGCTATGGAATCTAGTATCGGCGATCTAGTAGCTCTAGAATTTATAGTTGGTTCCTTGGTATCTAAGGGGGATATTTCTACAAGCAAGGTATGTTTATTTGATTGTCATAATTTCAGGTGCTGCTTCCATCAATATGATTCACTCACTTTGCTATAG